A region from the Phaenicophaeus curvirostris isolate KB17595 chromosome 3, BPBGC_Pcur_1.0, whole genome shotgun sequence genome encodes:
- the TRHR gene encoding thyrotropin-releasing hormone receptor isoform X2 — protein MENSTGDQQNQTGLPVSSQEIVTVEYQVVTILLVILICGLGIVGNIMVVLVVLRTKHMRTPTNCYLVSLAVADLMVLVAAGLPNITESLYRSWVYGYVGCLCITYLQYLGINASSFSITAFTIERYIAICHPIKAQFLCTFSRAKKIIIFVWAFTSIYCMLWFFLLDLNTVVYKDTTVVSCGYKVSRSYYSPIYMMDFGIFYVVPMVLATVLYGLIARILFLNPIPSDPKENSKTWRNDVPHQSKPVNSKMTNRSFHSTIASRRQVTKMLAVVVILFAFLWMPYRTLVVVNSFLSSPFQENWFLLFCRICIYLNSAINPVIYNLMSQKFRASFRKLCNCQQKEDKKPTNYSMARNYNVIKESDHFSTELEDITVADTYLASAKLSLGDTCLSSEA, from the exons ATGGAGAATAGCACAGGGGACCAGCAGAACCAAACTGGGCTGCCAGTATCAAGCCAGGAGATTGTTACAGTTGAATACCAAGTGGTTACCATTCTCTTGGTCATCCTCATCTGTGGACTGGGCATCGTGGGCAACATCATGGTGGTTTTGGTGGTCCTCAGAACCAAACACATGAGAACTCCCACGAACTGCTATCTGGTGAGTCTGGCTGTAGCAGACCTCATGGTGCTTGTTGCTGCAGGACTACCCAATATCACGGAAAGTCTGTATAGATCCTGGGTGTATGGCTATGTAGGGTGTCTCTGCATCACTTATCTCCAGTACTTAGGGATCAATGCTTCCTCTTTTTCCATCACTGCCTTCACCATTGAAAGATACATAGCCATCTGCCACCCAATCAAAGCTCAATTCCTATGCACTTTTTCAAGAGCCAAAAAGATCATTATCTTTGTCTGGGCTTTCACCTCTATATACTGTATGCTCTGGTTTTTCTTGCTAGACCTCAATACAGTAGTCTACAAAGACACTACAGTAGTGTCCTGTGGCTACAAGGTGTCCAGGAGTTATTACTCTCCTATCTATATGATGGACTTCGGTATATTTTACGTTGTGCCAATGGTATTGGCAACGGTCCTCTATGGCCTGATTGCTAGAATACTGTTCCTGAATCCCATCCCTTCGGACCCAAAAGAAAACTCTAAGACATGGAGGAATGATGTGCCTCACCAAAGCAAGCCTGTGAATTCCAAGATGACTAACAGGAGTTTCCATAGCACTATTGCGTCTCGAAGGCAG GTTACCAAGATGCTGGCTGTGGTGGTAATCTTATTTGCGTTTCTGTGGATGCCCTATCGCACACTGGTGGTGGTCAATTCCTTTCTCTCCAGTCCCTTCCAAGAAAACTGGTTCCTGCTGTTTTGCAgaatctgtatttatttaaacagtGCCATCAATCCTGTAATTTACAATCTCATGTCTCAGAAATTCAGAGCATCCTTTAGGAAACTCTGCAACTGCCAGCAGAAAGAGGACAAGAAACCAACAAACTACAGCATGGCCCGGAATTATAACGTCATCAAAGAGTCTGATCACTTCAGCACTGAACTAGAAGATATTACTGTTGCCGACACTTACCTGGCCTCTGCAAAACTGTCACTTGGTGATACCTGTTTGTCATCTGAG GCCTGA
- the TRHR gene encoding thyrotropin-releasing hormone receptor isoform X1 produces the protein MENSTGDQQNQTGLPVSSQEIVTVEYQVVTILLVILICGLGIVGNIMVVLVVLRTKHMRTPTNCYLVSLAVADLMVLVAAGLPNITESLYRSWVYGYVGCLCITYLQYLGINASSFSITAFTIERYIAICHPIKAQFLCTFSRAKKIIIFVWAFTSIYCMLWFFLLDLNTVVYKDTTVVSCGYKVSRSYYSPIYMMDFGIFYVVPMVLATVLYGLIARILFLNPIPSDPKENSKTWRNDVPHQSKPVNSKMTNRSFHSTIASRRQVTKMLAVVVILFAFLWMPYRTLVVVNSFLSSPFQENWFLLFCRICIYLNSAINPVIYNLMSQKFRASFRKLCNCQQKEDKKPTNYSMARNYNVIKESDHFSTELEDITVADTYLASAKLSLGDTCLSSEVTVNTF, from the exons ATGGAGAATAGCACAGGGGACCAGCAGAACCAAACTGGGCTGCCAGTATCAAGCCAGGAGATTGTTACAGTTGAATACCAAGTGGTTACCATTCTCTTGGTCATCCTCATCTGTGGACTGGGCATCGTGGGCAACATCATGGTGGTTTTGGTGGTCCTCAGAACCAAACACATGAGAACTCCCACGAACTGCTATCTGGTGAGTCTGGCTGTAGCAGACCTCATGGTGCTTGTTGCTGCAGGACTACCCAATATCACGGAAAGTCTGTATAGATCCTGGGTGTATGGCTATGTAGGGTGTCTCTGCATCACTTATCTCCAGTACTTAGGGATCAATGCTTCCTCTTTTTCCATCACTGCCTTCACCATTGAAAGATACATAGCCATCTGCCACCCAATCAAAGCTCAATTCCTATGCACTTTTTCAAGAGCCAAAAAGATCATTATCTTTGTCTGGGCTTTCACCTCTATATACTGTATGCTCTGGTTTTTCTTGCTAGACCTCAATACAGTAGTCTACAAAGACACTACAGTAGTGTCCTGTGGCTACAAGGTGTCCAGGAGTTATTACTCTCCTATCTATATGATGGACTTCGGTATATTTTACGTTGTGCCAATGGTATTGGCAACGGTCCTCTATGGCCTGATTGCTAGAATACTGTTCCTGAATCCCATCCCTTCGGACCCAAAAGAAAACTCTAAGACATGGAGGAATGATGTGCCTCACCAAAGCAAGCCTGTGAATTCCAAGATGACTAACAGGAGTTTCCATAGCACTATTGCGTCTCGAAGGCAG GTTACCAAGATGCTGGCTGTGGTGGTAATCTTATTTGCGTTTCTGTGGATGCCCTATCGCACACTGGTGGTGGTCAATTCCTTTCTCTCCAGTCCCTTCCAAGAAAACTGGTTCCTGCTGTTTTGCAgaatctgtatttatttaaacagtGCCATCAATCCTGTAATTTACAATCTCATGTCTCAGAAATTCAGAGCATCCTTTAGGAAACTCTGCAACTGCCAGCAGAAAGAGGACAAGAAACCAACAAACTACAGCATGGCCCGGAATTATAACGTCATCAAAGAGTCTGATCACTTCAGCACTGAACTAGAAGATATTACTGTTGCCGACACTTACCTGGCCTCTGCAAAACTGTCACTTGGTGATACCTGTTTGTCATCTGAGGTAACAGTTAACACATTTTAA